Below is a window of Rhea pennata isolate bPtePen1 chromosome 2, bPtePen1.pri, whole genome shotgun sequence DNA.
AAGTTTACGCTGCCCTCCCCGAGATGCTGGGAGCAAACGGGGAGAAGGCCGTGCCTGTGAAAGTCTGGCTGTACCCCCTGACCAAGCTGGACTCCAAAGCGGCGCGCCTGGTCCGCGAGATCAGCTTAGCACTGGTCTTTAATGCCCAGGATGCCTTGGAGCGACTGGCGGAGCTGGACATGTGTTGCAATGACATGCTGATAGACCCCGTGGCCACCAGCTTCCCCGAAATCAAGAGGAAACTGCAGCAGTTCAAGGATCTCTGCAAGCAGCACCGACTGGCTTTCCAGAAAGAACTGGCCGCGATCTTACCCTCCATCCGcggaggggaaaaagaggaacGACTCCTGAACGATATTTTAACTTGCTATCAGCAGTCCCCCTTCAACATCAGACAGCTCAAGGAGTTCCTGGATAAAAAGGAGCAGGAAATGACCTTCCTGAAATCCCACCTTTCTCTCCTCAAGGACGTGCCAGTTGTGTCCTCCCAGAACCAGCTGGATAAAATTGTACTTGACCCCATGAATCAGTTTGTCATTTCCTTTACATTCACAAGCTTACATGAAGAGGAGCCCTATCTGTCCAGTTTGAAGCTCTGGCTTCAGCCCAAATCGACTGCGAACACTCAGGATTTGGCATCAGCCAGTTCCAAGACAAAAGCCAAAGTGTGGTTTGAAGACAAAGCGGTAAAGCAACGTGCCCGCAAAGCAGCAAAAGCTCTCTCAGATTTTGCCCGGGTCAACAAATCTAGTGAGAAGATTCGATTTGTTACGTCCTCCATCTTAGACAAGACCAATCCAGGAGCATCAATTTATCTGTATGAGGACGGAGAGCTGGTCAGCACCGACTTTGAGCCTCCTCCAAAGCCTCCTTGTCCCACAGCAGGCAAGATTAAACATGACAGCGTGCAACTCACGTTCAAACCATACAACTACAGAAAGGCTGCAGTAATCCGCTACTGGGTGGAGTACAGGCTAGCTGGGCAGGAGAGCTGGATCGGCCGCGAAACAACAGACACACAGGGGACATTCACTGTCACAGGACTGCACGCCAACACCGAGTACCAGTTCCGGTACGCTGCAGTGAGCAGGCTAGGGTGGAGCATGAGCAGTGACAGCACTAACACCGTGAAGACACTTCCCACCAGCCCCCCTACGCAGCTTGTCCCCACTGCTACACACTCATCTGCCATCACCCTCTTCTGGAAGGCACCAGCCGTTGTTGGACGAGGTGCCTACATAAGGGAGTACCGGGTGGAGTACAAAGAGGAGGCAGGAGATCCAAGTCACCGGGGAGAGGGGAAATGGAAAGAGCAACCGACAGGCAAGAAAGTAGAGAGCTTTACAGTTAGGGGCCTGAAGCGTCTGACGCTCTACAGCTTCCGCGTGTCGGCTCTGTGTGCAGACGCGGCTGGCAGCGACCCCAGTGAAGAAGTGTCcagtacaacagcagcaaaaggtTCGGAGGCATTATCTCAGGTGTTCCTAAAGAAAAGCTCTCTAGTAGAAAACGGGCAGCCTGCAGTTTATACCCTGCCCCTAGAGAAGGTAGAGAAGAGTTCTGAATGCCCTTATTTGAAATACGTGCTGGGAGCGGAGAACCTGCTGGCTCCTACGAAGGTCATCATGGTGGTAGGAGCCACAGGGTCCGGGAAGACCACCCTCATCAACGGCATGATCAACTACATCCTGGGAGTGCAGTGGGAGGACAACTTCAGGTTCAAACTGATCCATGAAACCACAAACAGAAGCCAAGCTGAGAGTCAGACATCAGAAGTGACGGCCTACGAAGTGAATTTCAGGAAAGGTTTCAGAGTTCCCTACAACCTGACCCTAATAGACACCCCCGGATTCGGTGATACCAGGGGAATAGAGCATGACAAACTGATAACACAGCAGATCCGGGATGCCTTCTCCGCCCCAGGGGGCACTGACAAAATAGACACCATCTGCATCGTTGTTCAAGCCTCGCTCGCCCGCTTGACGCATACCCAGAAATACGTGTTCGATTCCGTGCTCTCCATCTTTGGGAAGGATGTAAGAGACAACATCCAAATCCTGGTCACCTTTGCAGATGGGCAGACCCCGCCTGTGCTAGAAGCTATTAAAACTGCTGAGGTGCCTTATGCCAAAGACGCCAAGGGGAACCCTGTGCATTTCAAATTCAACAATTCCTCCCTGTTTGTCTGCAGTGCTGGAGCAGATGACAGCAGCTCTCACTTCGATGCAATGTTCTGGGAAATGGGGGCCATAAGCATGCAGAAGTTTTTCCAGTCTCTAAGCAACATGGAGAGCAGAAGTCTAAAGCTGACAAAGGAAGTCCTCCAAGAGCGGAGGCAACTCGAGGTGGCTGTGGAAGGGCTGCAGCCACAAATCGAAGTGGCACTGAAAAAGCTAGAGGAGCTGAGGAAAACTCAAGAAGCTCTGGTGCACCACAAAGATGAGATGGAGGCCAATAAGGACTTCGAATACGAGGTAGATAAAGTTATACCTGTACAGAAGATCATCTCTGGGACTGGGCAATACACAACAAACTGCCAAAATTGTCACTGCACTTGTCATTATCCGTGCACCATCCCGGACGATAGCCACAAGTATGCCTGTATAGCAATAGACAAGACCTCACTCCGTTGCACCGTGTGTCCTGGGCAGTGTCGCTGGAACACTCACTTCAACCAGAAGTACACGTTTGAGTATGAAACAGTAAAAGAGAAACAGACCTACACACAGCTGAAGGAGCAGTATGAGAAGGCACATGGCAAGATGCTCTCTAGTAAGAATCTGTCTGAGAAGCTGCAACAGGAATATGAAGACGTGAAAAAGAGTTTGCTAGGTCTCATTACTAGATCATCAAAGAGTCTCCAGCGCTTGCAAAAAATTGCCCTGAAGCCCAACCCTCTCTCCACTCCAGAATACATCGATCTGCTGATCAAGTCAGAAGAGCGTGAGCTGAAGCCTGGCTACATGGACCGAATAGAGTCTCTCAAGGATATAAGGCAGCATGCTGAAATCATACAGAAGATTGCAAACAAAGAGGATCTCTTGCCTGGAGAGAAGGCTGTGTTTGAGAACACAGAAACTCAacattctctgaaaaaataagaataaccTATTCAAAGATTTACATCTCAAGCTACGTAGGAAGAAGATGTAACCAGTGATTCCAAACAAGGTAGACAGTTTAACCCCAGTGTGGGTCTCATAGAGGTTTTAAGCCTTAAGGACCCCACTTCTAACTCTCAGCTCTCTTGCATGTTGCTCAAGTGATAGTCGAATGGGATTAATGTGCTTAGCTGTAATTATGACTGATCAAGCTTTGTATGAACCTCTGCTGCATTAGAACTGTTAGCAGCTCTGCAGGACAGCTTGTCTGCGATGACTGGTGTACTAAAATACATTATGCCTTTCTGGTTTATCCAATGCTTGTTCACGCTTCATGAATGCATGTGGCAATAGTCACCCAGCTGAATAAAAGTAGACTGATGGATGTCAAGCGTCCGTGTCAATTCTTTCCACATCTCTAACTCCTAAAGTgccctgcccctcccagcacagCGCTGAGGAGTCATGCAGTGCTGAGGGACTCCTCCAGGCCCAAGACCTGTCTCTGGCTCAGATCCAGAGGCTTTGGATTGTCTGTCAGAGTGACAGAACCCACCCAACTCTTCAGAAGGGGGCAGGGATGCCCCTCATCACGGGGGCAGAGCTCATCGGCAGGTCCGCGTGACACGTGCAGCACGATGGCACAGAGGAAGCCACGGGGACGTTTGGGCACGCGGTCACTCACAGCGCATGCTCAGTGGAGCTTTGGTACATTGTTCCAGCAGAGGCGTGAACGGGAAAAAGCCTTTAAGTGAAAGCAGACGCGAACGAATGGGCACAACTGTGCTGTCCGTTAGGAAAGGCCAGAGTAGAACAGGGGGCTGCAGTGGGAAGACAGAGGGAGTGGGAAAAGCGTATGCCGGTTCCTCGTGCTTGCTGACGCGCACCCCTCAGCATCCAGGGGAGTCCCTTGTGGCCGGTACCCCCTCCTCGCACACCCTCCCCAAGTGGAGACCCCCAGGAT
It encodes the following:
- the LOC134136684 gene encoding uncharacterized protein LOC134136684 gives rise to the protein MDNADDVVEMPALGRPFQLGMLYDCRKDILVPGISLWDLDTIQKNADAKPQCRSEFKIITSDSMEDKASALGIEASLQVSLLCGMANVSGSAEYLRDNKSSRRQARVTLQYLTTTQFKQLMMNQLGRQNLSCPDVFDQGTATHMVTAVLYGAQAFFVFDREVSENENVQEIQGRLELVIAKKLQVKPDGKGSGKMDEKDKSFTEKFSCQFYSDFALKSNPVTYEDAMQVYAALPEMLGANGEKAVPVKVWLYPLTKLDSKAARLVREISLALVFNAQDALERLAELDMCCNDMLIDPVATSFPEIKRKLQQFKDLCKQHRLAFQKELAAILPSIRGGEKEERLLNDILTCYQQSPFNIRQLKEFLDKKEQEMTFLKSHLSLLKDVPVVSSQNQLDKIVLDPMNQFVISFTFTSLHEEEPYLSSLKLWLQPKSTANTQDLASASSKTKAKVWFEDKAVKQRARKAAKALSDFARVNKSSEKIRFVTSSILDKTNPGASIYLYEDGELVSTDFEPPPKPPCPTAGKIKHDSVQLTFKPYNYRKAAVIRYWVEYRLAGQESWIGRETTDTQGTFTVTGLHANTEYQFRYAAVSRLGWSMSSDSTNTVKTLPTSPPTQLVPTATHSSAITLFWKAPAVVGRGAYIREYRVEYKEEAGDPSHRGEGKWKEQPTGKKVESFTVRGLKRLTLYSFRVSALCADAAGSDPSEEVSSTTAAKGSEALSQVFLKKSSLVENGQPAVYTLPLEKVEKSSECPYLKYVLGAENLLAPTKVIMVVGATGSGKTTLINGMINYILGVQWEDNFRFKLIHETTNRSQAESQTSEVTAYEVNFRKGFRVPYNLTLIDTPGFGDTRGIEHDKLITQQIRDAFSAPGGTDKIDTICIVVQASLARLTHTQKYVFDSVLSIFGKDVRDNIQILVTFADGQTPPVLEAIKTAEVPYAKDAKGNPVHFKFNNSSLFVCSAGADDSSSHFDAMFWEMGAISMQKFFQSLSNMESRSLKLTKEVLQERRQLEVAVEGLQPQIEVALKKLEELRKTQEALVHHKDEMEANKDFEYEVDKVIPVQKIISGTGQYTTNCQNCHCTCHYPCTIPDDSHKYACIAIDKTSLRCTVCPGQCRWNTHFNQKYTFEYETVKEKQTYTQLKEQYEKAHGKMLSSKNLSEKLQQEYEDVKKSLLGLITRSSKSLQRLQKIALKPNPLSTPEYIDLLIKSEERELKPGYMDRIESLKDIRQHAEIIQKIANKEDLLPGEKAVFENTETQHSLKK